Proteins encoded together in one Portunus trituberculatus isolate SZX2019 chromosome 39, ASM1759143v1, whole genome shotgun sequence window:
- the LOC123515578 gene encoding gem-associated protein 8-like isoform X2, with product MYIKNMEQHASPWYSDSRFAPFWRQYNALMSAAHQDAICKAEHVANQARAALMSSLHNGPYHRKQQSLQPSHMLREKRFRKSQRRKKNKRRSRNHKLSNNPGNQSDTESLYSQMRQGMHIQDANDDMEVNEDFLLFLEQSKKHREEWKILKVKNDQEDTQTAATTTDKAAPHVESKEHPDVIRSREMQQLYGQASAKIQAMETALQLSFDRNATLHQPQYWPNIPITLMFS from the exons atgtaCATAAAAAACATGGAGCAGCATGCATCCCCATGGTACAGTGACAGCCGTTTTGCTCCCTTCTGGCGGCAATACAATGCACTAATGAGTGCGGCACATCAGGATGCTATCTGCAAAGCTGAGCATGTTGCAAATCAAGCTAGAGCAGCCCTGATGAGTAGTTTG CATAATGGACCATATCACCGTAAACAGCAGTCACTGCAGCCATCACATATGTTAAGAGAAAAACGGTTTAGAAAATCCCAAAgacgaaagaagaacaagagaagaagtagaaatcATAAGTTGAGTAATAATCCAGGGAACCAAAGTGACACAGAGTCCCTGTACTCCCAAATGAGGCAGGGTATGCACATTCAAGATGCTAATGATGACATGGAGGTCAATGAggatttccttctatttttagaACAAAGCAAGAAGCACAGGGAGGAGTGGAAGATTTTAAAGGTTAAGAACGACCAAGAGGACACGCAGACAGCTGCAACAACCACAGATAAGGCAGCTCCTCATGTAGAATCTAAA GAACATCCAGATGTTATAAGAAGCAGAGAAATGCAACAGCTCTATGGCCAAGCTTCTGCAAAGATACAAGCAATGGAGACTGCCCTACAGCTTTCTTTTGATCGCAATGCCACATTACATCAGCCCCAGTACTGGCCAAACATACCCATCACACTCATGTTTAGTTAG
- the LOC123515578 gene encoding gem-associated protein 8-like isoform X1, whose amino-acid sequence MKMYIKNMEQHASPWYSDSRFAPFWRQYNALMSAAHQDAICKAEHVANQARAALMSSLHNGPYHRKQQSLQPSHMLREKRFRKSQRRKKNKRRSRNHKLSNNPGNQSDTESLYSQMRQGMHIQDANDDMEVNEDFLLFLEQSKKHREEWKILKVKNDQEDTQTAATTTDKAAPHVESKEHPDVIRSREMQQLYGQASAKIQAMETALQLSFDRNATLHQPQYWPNIPITLMFS is encoded by the exons ATGAAG atgtaCATAAAAAACATGGAGCAGCATGCATCCCCATGGTACAGTGACAGCCGTTTTGCTCCCTTCTGGCGGCAATACAATGCACTAATGAGTGCGGCACATCAGGATGCTATCTGCAAAGCTGAGCATGTTGCAAATCAAGCTAGAGCAGCCCTGATGAGTAGTTTG CATAATGGACCATATCACCGTAAACAGCAGTCACTGCAGCCATCACATATGTTAAGAGAAAAACGGTTTAGAAAATCCCAAAgacgaaagaagaacaagagaagaagtagaaatcATAAGTTGAGTAATAATCCAGGGAACCAAAGTGACACAGAGTCCCTGTACTCCCAAATGAGGCAGGGTATGCACATTCAAGATGCTAATGATGACATGGAGGTCAATGAggatttccttctatttttagaACAAAGCAAGAAGCACAGGGAGGAGTGGAAGATTTTAAAGGTTAAGAACGACCAAGAGGACACGCAGACAGCTGCAACAACCACAGATAAGGCAGCTCCTCATGTAGAATCTAAA GAACATCCAGATGTTATAAGAAGCAGAGAAATGCAACAGCTCTATGGCCAAGCTTCTGCAAAGATACAAGCAATGGAGACTGCCCTACAGCTTTCTTTTGATCGCAATGCCACATTACATCAGCCCCAGTACTGGCCAAACATACCCATCACACTCATGTTTAGTTAG